A stretch of Candidatus Symbiobacter mobilis CR DNA encodes these proteins:
- a CDS encoding type II toxin-antitoxin system VapC family toxin has translation MMKRKVYIETSVISYLTARPSKNVIEAGHQQSTYLFWDRRSEFDLVASELVVTECSAGDSFAATKRIEALLTIPLLDITTRSVELAKELVIAGIVPTKASEDAMHISIATVHFVDYLLTWNCRHIANPEIQARIAEHFQRKGLFLPFICTPDELLGEENE, from the coding sequence ATGATGAAACGTAAGGTGTACATCGAAACGTCCGTCATCAGTTACCTGACGGCTCGGCCCAGCAAGAATGTTATCGAAGCGGGGCATCAGCAAAGTACCTATTTATTTTGGGATCGGCGTAGTGAATTCGATCTGGTCGCATCGGAACTTGTTGTCACTGAATGCAGTGCGGGAGATTCCTTTGCAGCAACCAAACGCATTGAAGCGCTCTTGACGATACCGCTGCTCGATATAACAACTCGCAGTGTTGAACTGGCGAAGGAACTGGTTATTGCTGGAATCGTCCCAACAAAGGCGAGTGAGGATGCCATGCATATTTCAATTGCCACTGTTCATTTCGTGGATTATCTACTGACCTGGAATTGTCGGCATATTGCCAACCCCGAAATTCAGGCACGAATCGCTGAACATTTTCAGCGGAAGGGATTGTTTCTGCCTTTTATTTGTACACCTGACGAACTCTTAGGAGAAGAAAATGAGTAA
- a CDS encoding phage integrase N-terminal SAM-like domain-containing protein, producing the protein MNALTSQPPRLLDQSREAVRLRHYSLRTGQAYIHWTKRFILLHGKRHPRELGPKDVETLLTFLWGHQNSHKRSTAYAAYATHPPKYARCTAGSCSNSWAVPVRGNLPHSMT; encoded by the coding sequence ATGAATGCGCTCACTTCCCAACCGCCTCGCCTCCTTGACCAAAGTCGGGAGGCGGTTCGTTTGCGGCATTACAGTTTACGTACCGGGCAAGCATACATCCATTGGACAAAACGCTTCATTCTTTTGCATGGAAAGCGCCATCCTCGTGAACTGGGACCCAAAGATGTGGAGACATTATTGACCTTCTTGTGGGGACACCAGAACAGCCATAAGCGATCCACGGCCTACGCTGCCTACGCCACTCACCCCCCCAAATACGCCCGCTGCACTGCGGGATCGTGCAGCAATTCCTGGGCTGTGCCTGTCAGGGGCAATTTGCCGCATTCCATGACATAG
- a CDS encoding ABC transporter ATP-binding protein, translating into MDIPMLEARSLHIGYGATPVVHGIDFTVQAGELVCLIGANGAGKSTVMRALTGQLPISAGELLYRGRSLRDFAPWELIREGLALVPEGRGVFTRMTVLENLYLGAYTRNDDGVEGDIDQVFHTFPLLRERARQLAGTLSGGERQMLAVGRALMARPQVLLLDEPSMGLSPRMADTMFEVLRELHAKPATILLVEQNARRALSIADRGYVMECGKLPLTGTAQELLHDPAVQRAYLGG; encoded by the coding sequence ATGGACATCCCCATGCTCGAAGCCCGCAGCCTGCATATTGGCTATGGCGCCACGCCCGTCGTCCATGGCATCGATTTCACCGTGCAGGCCGGGGAACTGGTCTGCCTGATCGGCGCGAACGGCGCGGGCAAAAGCACGGTCATGCGCGCACTCACAGGGCAATTGCCCATCAGCGCGGGGGAATTGCTATACCGGGGGCGCAGCCTGCGCGACTTTGCCCCCTGGGAGCTGATTCGCGAAGGGCTGGCGCTGGTGCCTGAAGGGCGCGGCGTTTTCACCCGCATGACCGTGCTCGAAAACCTCTACCTCGGCGCCTATACCCGCAATGACGACGGCGTCGAAGGCGACATCGACCAAGTCTTCCACACCTTCCCTCTTCTGCGGGAACGCGCACGCCAACTGGCCGGTACGCTCAGTGGCGGCGAGCGCCAGATGCTCGCCGTAGGCCGCGCCCTGATGGCGCGCCCGCAAGTGCTGCTGCTGGATGAGCCTTCGATGGGGCTGTCTCCCCGCATGGCCGACACGATGTTCGAGGTGTTGCGCGAGCTGCACGCCAAGCCCGCAACGATCCTGCTCGTCGAACAAAACGCCCGCCGCGCCCTGTCGATCGCCGACCGGGGCTATGTCATGGAATGCGGCAAATTGCCCCTGACAGGCACAGCCCAGGAATTGCTGCACGATCCCGCAGTGCAGCGGGCGTATTTGGGGGGGTGA
- a CDS encoding ABC transporter ATP-binding protein, translating into MNCSAPPTAPEAVPAITPVLDAQGVCKHFGGLHALRGVDLRVLPGQVHGLIGPNGAGKTTFFNVLTGVDPPDAGAFRILGQPYHPTAAHAVARVGIARTFQNIRLFAEMTVLENVMVGCHAHTHCGAIAALLRTRAFQREEANIARSALAWLEYVGLAAQAHRMARTLSYGDQRRLEIARALATRPTLIALDEPAAGMNESEKRALRELIARIRQDGHSVLLIEHDIALVMGLCDAITVLDCGECIARGTPTDVRNDERVIAAFLGTAGQADCDSDTTAMEDA; encoded by the coding sequence GCGTCTGCAAGCATTTTGGCGGTCTGCATGCGCTGCGGGGGGTAGATCTGCGGGTGCTGCCGGGGCAGGTGCATGGGCTGATCGGCCCCAATGGCGCGGGCAAAACGACGTTCTTCAATGTGCTCACGGGGGTCGATCCTCCTGACGCCGGGGCTTTCCGCATCCTGGGCCAGCCCTACCACCCCACGGCGGCCCATGCCGTTGCCCGCGTGGGCATTGCCCGGACGTTCCAGAACATCCGCCTGTTCGCAGAAATGACTGTGCTGGAAAACGTGATGGTCGGCTGCCACGCACACACCCACTGTGGCGCCATCGCGGCCCTGTTACGCACCCGAGCGTTCCAGCGCGAAGAAGCCAATATTGCCCGCTCCGCGCTCGCATGGCTGGAGTACGTGGGCCTGGCAGCCCAAGCGCACCGCATGGCACGCACCCTGAGCTATGGCGACCAACGCAGGCTCGAAATCGCCCGCGCGCTGGCCACCCGCCCCACACTGATCGCGCTCGACGAACCCGCTGCGGGAATGAACGAATCCGAAAAACGCGCCCTGCGCGAACTGATCGCCCGGATTCGGCAAGACGGCCACAGCGTGCTGCTGATCGAACACGACATCGCCCTGGTGATGGGGCTATGCGATGCCATCACCGTGCTGGACTGTGGCGAATGCATCGCACGCGGCACCCCGACCGACGTGCGCAACGACGAGCGCGTCATTGCTGCATTTCTGGGCACTGCCGGGCAGGCGGACTGCGATAGCGATACCACGGCGATGGAGGATGCCTGA